In one window of Tubulanus polymorphus chromosome 3, tnTubPoly1.2, whole genome shotgun sequence DNA:
- the LOC141901766 gene encoding MAM and LDL-receptor class A domain-containing protein 1-like, with protein sequence MSGSSHSAVTMGKLILTFATIIAMQFVTIWGRASTGTPDELTTDFEIDNYKWKSRGTLQWKRYSGRTPSRSTGPDDDHTSDSGRGWYYVYVEASSPAKKGDQAWLEANTISKSDACIMNFYYHMSGKTMGKLEVKVNGNVLFSKSGNQRYRWKLGSVPIAKGNAAIQFVATRGKSWKSDIAIDDITFTGCTPTPVVSGQLTTDFETDNGKWNSQGSLEWTRQSGSTGSSGTGPSEDHTTGSGSYVYMESSGKHVGDQAKFEADTLSMSDSCVMNFYYHMHGSHMGTLEVKLNGKVEFSKSGDQGNQWKQGSVTIAKGNAEIQFVATRGNGDKSNIAIDDVRFTPECTATPGQLTTDFETDNGEWILRGTLRWKRQSGSTESRGTGPSADHTTGSGTYIHVDTSSFRSPGDQGWLEAATQSASDSCVMNFYYNMNGSTMGKLEVKINGKEVFDQSGNQGDQWKQGSVTIAKGDAIIQFVATKGPTWQSDIAIDDITFSSDC encoded by the exons ATGAATTAACTACCGATTTTGAGATCGATAACTATAAGTGGAAATCGCGGGGAACATTACAATGGAAGAGATATTCAGGCAGAACACCATCTCGAAGCACCGGCCCAGATGACGATCATACCAGTGATTCTGGAAGAG GGTGGTACTATGTGTACGTGGAAGCTTCTTCCCCGGCAAAAAAGGGGGATCAAGCCTGGTTAGAAGCAAATACCATATCAAAATCTGACGCCTGCATTATGAACTTTTATTATCACATGTCCGGTAAAACGATGGGGAAATTAGAGGTTAAAGTGAACGGAAACGTTTTATTTTCGAAATCTGGTAATCAGAGATATCGATGGAAACTGGGATCAGTTCCAATCGCAAAAGGAAACGCCGCA ATTCAGTTTGTCGCTACCCGGGGAAAGTCTTGGAAATCTGACATAGCCATCGATGACATCACTTTTACGGGATGCACCCCGACACCCGTGGTATCAG GGCAATTGACTACAGATTTTGAGACAGATAACGGAAAGTGGAACTCGCAGGGATCATTAGAATGGACGAGACAATCAGGCAGTACAGGGTCTTCTGGCACCGGTCCAAGTGAAGACCATACAACTGGAAGTG GATCGTATGTGTACATGGAATCTTCCGGGAAACATGTAGGTGATCAAGCCAAGTTTGAAGCAGATACCCTATCGATGTCTGACTCCTGCGTCATGAACTTTTATTATCACATGCACGGTTCACATATGGGAACACTTGAAGTTAAACTCAACGGAAAAGTCGAATTTTCGAAATCTGGTGATCAGGGAAATCAATGGAAACAGGGATCAGTTACGATTGCAAAAGGAAACGCAGAG ATCCAGTTTGTCGCTACCCGCGGTAACGGTGATAAGTCCAACATAGCTATTGATGACGTCAGATTTACTCCGGAATGCACTGCGACACCAG GACAATTGACTACCGATTTTGAGACGGATAATGGAGAGTGGATCTTACGGGGAACGTTACGATGGAAACGACAATCAGGCAGTACAGAATCCCGTGGCACCGGTCCAAGTGCAGATCATACAACTGGAAGTG GAACATACATACATGTGGACACATCCAGCTTCAGATCTCCAGGTGACCAAGGATGGCTCGAGGCAGCTACTCAATCAGCGTCTGACTCCTGCGTCATGAACTTTTATTATAACATGAACGGTTCAACGATGGGAAAATTAGAAGTTAAAATCAACGGAAAAGAAGTATTTGATCAATCTGGTAATCAGGGAGATCAATGGAAACAGGGATCAGTTACGATTGCAAAAGGGGACGCCATA ATCCAGTTTGTCGCTACCAAGGGACCCACTTGGCAATCCGACATAGCTATCGATGACATCACTTTTTCATCCGACTGCTAG
- the LOC141901915 gene encoding glutamate receptor 2-like, translating into MEILRYSAIWVLIFSSGFLVTATSAKTMRVVCIITDDFVRMQERVEYFSKAIARVQSRTNAPKPSINFTFVDIRSEIRRGVGLNEKLKTVLQAKYDAAIGPPVDYFQRYLGTEYFIVGAGVQAKPCPPKDKVYNVLPTLDQVMSLVFSFIKTSEDKHCHSFMIITHHTGELDDFLRAFDSYSKRFKEKPCFRHFPFVMGWSNSRYTPNGETYRQLETSRALGISHIVVYSRMPNAYHPFEMATNFDMNTYLYRWLYLTYEDVPYRLFASYDIPQTNPSLSFLDMFNGSLVKTYNLNKLLTYDKTRDYGLFDTLLTLNKFAEQRIREKSDGFFDSQVEVDGLSGHFNFSLKNCRETPAVYVCETNAVKSKTGCVMTELKFADWDKLDDGKPISPIPGQGVSVFSAVRGQILIRLQEPPFFMRSKDGNFTGIFYDLLEMYRADLRIGFIYNPYPMSTDLFAVLETFGEVAAGGFAVDVERTTVVDFTDPIYPASLHLLSKLPGVEKNRWQFLKPFVMTLWLVVLAMIFAISILLSLLTFIDYTTDTISFADTLYFTVARFSGGSSETNPNAIPSRILVAVVMFFSIALSAAYTANMTAFLRLRADEQPITNLNELIDRGEGNFGVINNTEVKKMLSKAQKFPEIMVWSIIRRTGNILPDLETAVERIVDENFILLTDTLTARYAVAQRCDLIEHGLKQLYGLRFAFALPVGAMVKRPIDALIALTRESGRQKEVEDKYLKRQFQCDPDMWSDEISETEPLTFFEMSGVFFTLIIGLAVASFVALIEHLLLIYRRAKSQENTGDRSNLSPESEPL; encoded by the exons ATGGAAATTCTACGTTACTCGGCAATATGGGTTCTTATCTTCAGTTCGGGTTTTCTGGTGACGGCCACCTCGGCGAAGACGATGCGAGTCG tttgtatCATCACCGATGATTTTGTGAGAATGCAAGAAAGAgtcgaatatttttcaaaagcaaTCGCGCGAGTTCAAAGTCGAACTAATGCACCGAAACCGTCTATTAATTTTACCTTCGTCGACATCCGGTCGGAGATCAGAAGAGGAGTCGGTCTCAACGAGAAAT taaaaacGGTATTGCAAGCAAAATATGACGCCGCGATCGGACCACCGGtagattattttcaaagataTTTAGGAACGGAATATTTTATCGTCGGCGCTGGTGTGCAAGCTAAACCATGTCCGCCTAAAGATAAAGTATATAACGTTCTGCCGACTTTGGATCAAGTGATGAGTCTTGTTTTCAGTTTCATCAAAACCTCAGAGGACAAACACTGCCACAGTTTCATGATCATAACACACCATACAG gtgAGCTCGATGATTTCCTTCGCGCGTTCGATTCGTACTCAAAGCGGTTTAAGGAGAAACCCTGTTTCAGACATTTCCCGTTCGTGATGGGCTGGTCGAACAGCCGTTATACGCCCAATGGAGAAACGTATCGTCAACTGGAGACTTCACGAGCTCTTGGAATATCGCACATTGTCGTATACTCAAGAATGCCGAACGCGTACCATCCGTTCGAGATG GCAACTAACTTTGATATGAACACATATCTTTATCGCTGGCTATATCTTACATAC GAGGATGTTCCCTATAGGCTTTTTGCTTCGTACGACATACCGCAAACGAATCCATCGCTGTCATTTCTCGATATGTTCAACGGAAGTCTAGTGAAAACGTACAACCTGAACAAATTACTAACATACGATAAGACTCGAGATTACGGATTGTTCGACACGCTTCTCACTCTGAATAAATTTGCCGAGCAACGAATTAGGGAAAAATCGGACGGATTTTTC GATTCTCAAGTCGAAGTTGATGGGTTAAGCGGCCATTTTAACTTCTCGCTGAAGAACTGTCGTGAGACGCCTGCCGTTTATGTTTGCGAAACGAACGCCGTTAAAAGTAAAACTGGGTGTGTAATGACTGAACTAAAG TTCGCGGATTGGGATAAACTCGACGACGGAAAACCGATCAGTCCTATTCCTGGTCAAGGTGTCAGTGTATTTTCTGCTGTCCGAGGGCAGATTTTGATAAGACTG CAAGAACCACCGTTCTTTATGAGATCAAAAGATGGAAACTTCACCGGAATATTTTACGATTTACTTGAAATGTACAGGGCCGATCTCCGTATCGGGTTTATATACAATCCGTACCCGATGAGTACGGATCTATTTGCTGTATTAGAAACATTT GGGGAGGTAGCGGCTGGTGGATTCGCCGTCGATGTAGAACGGACGACCGTCGTCGATTTCACCGACCCGATCTACCCGGCGTCGCTGCATTTGTTATCCAAGCTGCCCGGAGTTGAAAAGAATCGCTGGCAATTTCTAAAACCGTTCGTCATGACGTTATGGCTGGTCGTGCTGGCGATGATATTCGCCATAAGTATATTACTGTCGTTGTTGACGTTTATAGACTACACAACCGACACGATCTCGTTTGCGGACACTTTATACTTTACAGTGGCTCGATTCAGTGGCGGCAGTTCGGAGACTAATCCTAACGCGATTCCCAGTAGGATCCTCGTCGCCGTTGTAATGTTTTTCAGTATAGCGCTGTCGGCCGCCTATACGGCCAATATGACGGCGTTTCTGAGACTGAGAGCCGATGAGCAACCGATTACGAATCTGAACGAATTGATCGATAGGGGTGAGGGGAATTTCGGCGTTATAAACAATACCGAAGTTAAGAAAATGTTGTCGAAAGCGCAGAAATTTCCCGAGATCATGGTGTGGAGCATCATTCGCCGAACCGGTAACATTCTGCCGGATTTAGAAACCGCCGTTGAGCGGATTGTCGACGAGAATTTCATATTGCTTACCGACACGTTGACGGCTCGGTACGCGGTGGCGCAAAGATGCGACTTAATCGAGCACGGACTGAAGCAGTTGTATGGATTACGATTCGCGTTTGCGTTGCCGGTAGGTGCAATGGTAAAACGTCCGATCGATGCGTTAATCGCCTTGACAAGAGAAAGCGGACGGCAAAAGGAAGTGGAAGATAA GTATCTCAAGCGTCAGTTTCAATGCGATCCCGACATGTGGTCAGACGAAATATCGGAGACTGAACCGTTGacgttttttgaaatgtctgGGGTGTTTTTCACGTTGATTATCGGACTAGCCGTCGCGTCATTTGTAGCGCTTATAGAACACTTGCTGTTGATCTACAGAAGAGCGAAATCGCAGGAAAATACCGGCGACCGGAGTAACCTTTCACCAGAATCTGAACCtctttga